In one window of Tripterygium wilfordii isolate XIE 37 chromosome 1, ASM1340144v1, whole genome shotgun sequence DNA:
- the LOC120003334 gene encoding serine/threonine-protein kinase BLUS1, producing MKPQYLPDSASYRLLDEIGVGVSATVYKAQCLSIDSTHDHYHHHRDVVAIKAIDLDQSRAGFDDIRREIKTMSLLSHPNVLNAHCSFTVDRRLWVVMPFMSAGSVQSIISSSFPNGLSEQCIAVVLKETLNALSYLHNQGHLHRDVKAGNILVDSNGSVKLADFGVSASIYEPNYSSPGSSSGCSPSLKLTDVAGTPYWMAPEVIHSHNGYGVKADIWSFGITALELAHGRPPLSHLPLSKSLIMKITKRFRFSDYAKHLDYKHKKFSKAFKDMVGSCLDQDPSKRPSAEKLLKHSFFKNCKGSDLLVKNVLNGLPSVEERFKKSKIVSDGNKNEIHNDGEEVESEGPIVKQRRISGWNFDGDCFQLEPVFITMETDDADSKLDDSVSKRVRFGGESIIQDRGSELAGGSDESSLSSPCQAVEEGTLSGGRSGVECEEEFVVKPVEFGGETIIQENQSESGGGSGESNLSFPNQSEEESQVDGGSGDRGDGGVVDRETMVEGLMALKKSLDEQRQEVDIVIGMFGGEVIISREDQLMQVIERLKMELDHEREKRFELEMQIEFLNLQLQGLSGNGGTD from the coding sequence ATGAAGCCTCAATACCTACCCGACTCCGCGTCATACAGGCTCCTCGACGAGATTGGAGTAGGAGTAAGCGCCACCGTCTACAAAGCACAATGTCTCTCCATTGATTCAACTCatgatcattatcatcatcaccgTGATGTGGTCGCAATCAAGGCCATCGATCTTGATCAATCCCGTGCCGGTTTCGACGACATTCGGCGTGAAATCAAGACGATGTCGCTTCTCTCGCACCCTAACGTCCTTAACGCACACTGTTCTTTCACCGTTGATCGCCGTCTCTGGGTGGTTATGCCTTTTATGTCCGCTGGTTCTGTACAGTCGataatctcttcttctttccctAATGGTTTGTCAGAGCAATGCATTGCGGTTGTTCTTAAAGAAACGCTGAACGCATTGTCGTATCTTCACAATCAAGGACACTTGCATCGAGACGTCAAGGCGGGTAACATTCTCGTGGACTCAAACGGGTCCGTGAAACTCGCGGATTTCGGAGTGTCCGCATCGATTTACGAGCCTAATTATTCCAGTCCGGGTTCGAGTTCGGGTTGTTCACCGTCGTTGAAGCTCACCGACGTGGCGGGTACACCGTATTGGATGGCGCCGGAAGTTATTCACTCGCATAACGGGTACGGGGTCAAAGCGGATatttggtcttttggtatcACGGCGTTAGAATTGGCTCATGGTCGTCCTCCTCTGTCTCATCTTCCTCTTTCGAAGTCTTTAATTATGAAGATTACGAAGAGGTTCCGGTTCTCTGACTATGCGAAACACTTGGATTATAAGCACAAGAAGTTCTCGAAAGCTTTTAAGGACATGGTGGGTTCGTGTCTCGATCAAGATCCGTCCAAGAGACCGTCTGCGGAGAAACTATTGAAGCATTCTTTCTTCAAGAATTGCAAGGGATCTGATCTTCTGGTGAAGAATGTGTTGAATGGGTTGCCCAGTGTTGAAGAGAGGTTCAAGAAGAGCAAGATCGTAAGTGACGGAAACAAGAATGAAATTCATAACGATGGAGAAGAGGTGGAGTCAGAGGGTCCGATTGTGAAACAGAGAAGAATTAGTGGGTGGAATTTCGATGGAGACTGTTTTCAGCTGGAGCCGGTATTCATAACAATGGAGACTGATGATGCCGATTCCAAATTAGATGACTCTGTTTCTAAACGGGTCCGATTTGGTGGAGAATCGATCATTCAAGACAGGGGAAGCGAATTGGCGGGTGGATCAGACGAGTCAAGTTTGAGTTCACCTTGCCAAGCTGTTGAGGAGGGCACTCTATCTGGCGGTCGCAGTGGTGTGGAGTGTGAAGAGGAATTTGTAGTCAAACCGGTCGAATTTGGGGGTGAAACCATCATTCAAGAAAACCAAAGTGAATCAGGAGGTGGGTCAGGAGAGTCAAATCTGAGTTTCCCAAACCAATCTGAGGAGGAGAGCCAAGTGGATGGAGGGAGTGGAGACCGAGGTGACGGTGGTGTTGTTGACAGAGAGACAATGGTGGAGGGATTGATGGCATTGAAGAAGAGTTTGGATGAGCAAAGGCAGGAAGTGGATATTGTGATTGGTATGTTTGGAGGGGAGGTCATAATTAGCAGAGAAGACCAGCTGATGCAGGTGATCGAGAGGTTGAAGATGGAGCTGGACCATGAGAGGGAAAAGAGGTTTGAGTTGGAGATGCAAATAGAGTTTCTTAATCTTCAGCTTCAAGGTCTGTCTGGTAATGGTGGTACTGATTGA